The proteins below come from a single candidate division WOR-3 bacterium genomic window:
- a CDS encoding PIN domain-containing protein, translating into MLLVEEINKIKSIFIDTAPIIYYIEAHPEFGPLVKQIMEILSQGRLTVFSSVLTLTEVLVKPVQLGREYLVVEFINFLTNGLCLVEIDPIIAERAGRLKGKYFSLRTLDALQISAALSVNVDAFLTNDKNLTQIEEIRILLLKDYLS; encoded by the coding sequence ATGCTTTTAGTTGAGGAAATCAATAAAATCAAATCTATTTTTATTGATACGGCTCCGATTATTTATTATATTGAAGCTCATCCTGAATTTGGTCCTTTAGTTAAGCAAATTATGGAGATTTTATCACAGGGACGATTAACAGTTTTTTCATCGGTGTTGACCTTGACCGAAGTTTTAGTGAAGCCGGTTCAACTTGGTAGGGAATATTTGGTGGTGGAATTCATTAATTTTTTAACAAACGGACTGTGTCTTGTTGAAATTGATCCAATTATCGCGGAGCGAGCTGGTAGGTTAAAAGGTAAATATTTTAGTCTTCGAACACTTGACGCTTTGCAGATCTCTGCGGCATTGAGTGTGAATGTAGATGCTTTTTTGACTAATGATAAAAATCTTACTCAAATAGAGGAGATAAGAATTCTGTTGTTAAAGGATTATTTAAGTTAA
- a CDS encoding DNA primase: MIEKEKIEEIKRQTDIVGLISQYVQLKKVGKNYRGLCPFHSEKEPSFYVVPEKGIFYCFGCKKGGSAINFLMEYEKLDFPSAVKKLAKNLGIEIDTTKGLKYKELYEVNDYASQFYTLCLSKEIGKRGRHYLESRNINIDSLKEFRLGYAPVSGGLVTFMRQKGISVEGLIKAGLVSRSESGRGANREVFRDRIIFPIFNLSGRIIGFGGRGIDEYLKPKYLNSPETPIFKKGEILYGLYQAKEAMRMKGEAVIVEGYFDILSLFQKGIKNLCAPLGTSLTESQCFLISRFARKVNILFDGDLSGIKAALRAIGLLINAQVDVFVTELPQDTDPDTYINKEGADGLKEMLGSAQDFFHFYRKVIKPKTVEEEVGVVKDLIQIISRIRDPIRFDRYLKYASRVFDIPSDTILKEMNRKKQTTEKRVQKLNTNTEERLMAMILNSRDDFYFVKEVLKPDDFNTPGLKRLYKAMLRDQKFDVSDLSETNLVDEVLREKLLSLIIKELPVSKEAFREAVFRYKCSIEEKKIKARISKAQAEGDEVEWSRYQKKLNALKRKMLHIKLDGVAPNEKF; encoded by the coding sequence ATGATTGAGAAAGAGAAGATCGAAGAGATAAAAAGGCAGACCGATATCGTGGGTTTGATCTCTCAGTATGTCCAGTTGAAAAAGGTCGGTAAGAATTACCGGGGTTTGTGTCCGTTCCATTCCGAGAAAGAGCCCTCTTTCTATGTGGTTCCGGAAAAGGGAATTTTTTATTGCTTCGGCTGTAAGAAAGGTGGGAGCGCCATCAACTTTTTAATGGAGTATGAAAAATTGGATTTTCCATCAGCGGTTAAAAAATTGGCGAAAAATCTCGGCATCGAGATCGATACGACAAAAGGTTTGAAATACAAGGAGCTGTACGAGGTCAATGATTATGCGTCTCAGTTCTACACTTTATGTTTGAGTAAGGAAATAGGTAAAAGAGGAAGACATTATCTGGAAAGTCGTAATATTAATATTGATTCCTTGAAGGAATTCAGACTCGGTTATGCACCTGTTTCCGGTGGACTCGTCACCTTTATGCGCCAGAAAGGAATTTCAGTAGAGGGGTTGATAAAGGCGGGGCTTGTTTCCCGCTCAGAATCGGGCAGAGGAGCTAATCGGGAGGTATTCAGAGACAGAATTATTTTTCCGATATTCAACCTTTCCGGACGGATTATCGGTTTTGGCGGACGCGGGATTGATGAATATCTAAAACCCAAATACTTGAACTCTCCTGAAACCCCGATCTTCAAAAAAGGTGAGATTCTTTACGGTCTGTATCAGGCGAAAGAAGCGATGAGAATGAAAGGTGAGGCGGTTATCGTTGAGGGCTATTTTGATATTCTGAGTCTTTTTCAGAAAGGAATAAAGAATCTCTGCGCACCTTTAGGAACATCTCTGACCGAGAGCCAGTGTTTTTTAATCTCACGGTTCGCCAGGAAGGTTAATATTCTCTTTGACGGAGACCTGTCCGGCATAAAAGCCGCACTCAGAGCGATCGGTCTGCTTATCAATGCGCAGGTCGATGTTTTCGTCACCGAACTGCCGCAGGATACGGATCCGGATACTTATATAAATAAAGAAGGCGCCGACGGATTAAAAGAGATGCTCGGTTCTGCTCAGGACTTCTTCCATTTTTACAGGAAGGTGATTAAGCCCAAAACCGTTGAAGAAGAGGTTGGTGTGGTGAAAGATTTGATTCAGATAATCAGCAGGATTCGTGATCCGATCAGATTCGATAGATATTTGAAATATGCATCACGTGTGTTCGACATTCCGAGTGATACTATTCTCAAAGAGATGAACAGAAAAAAGCAGACAACTGAGAAAAGAGTGCAGAAACTGAATACCAATACCGAAGAACGATTGATGGCGATGATACTCAACAGCCGTGATGATTTTTATTTTGTGAAGGAAGTATTGAAACCGGATGATTTCAACACCCCCGGTTTGAAAAGACTTTATAAGGCGATGCTTAGAGATCAAAAGTTCGACGTCTCTGATCTCTCGGAGACGAATTTAGTTGATGAGGTCTTACGGGAGAAGTTGCTTTCCTTGATTATCAAGGAACTCCCGGTTTCAAAAGAGGCATTCAGAGAAGCGGTCTTCCGCTATAAATGCAGCATTGAGGAGAAGAAGATCAAGGCGCGGATCAGTAAGGCTCAGGCAGAAGGAGACGAAGTGGAATGGTCCAGGTACCAGAAGAAACTCAATGCGCTCAAGCGGAAAATGCTTCATATTAAGTTAGACGGAGTCGCGCCGAATGAAAAATTTTAA
- the deoC gene encoding deoxyribose-phosphate aldolase, translated as MKKINKYIDQTILKPDAAKDDILVFIDSVKKYRFYAAVVNPCWVELLHSALPEEIKVCSVVGFPLGASSTKVKVYAALDLIDKGCDEIDVVMNIGRFKSRDYKYVGKEIKAVVNAAQGRIVKVIIETCLLDDAEKKAAARIIMESGAKFVKTSTGFSKQGATIEDVRLLKQTVGDKLHIKASGGIRDLETVKALLKAGADRIGTSAGVKIMEQSLKIH; from the coding sequence ATGAAAAAGATCAATAAATACATAGATCAGACGATTTTAAAACCAGACGCCGCTAAGGATGATATACTGGTGTTTATCGATTCAGTCAAAAAATACCGATTCTATGCGGCGGTGGTGAATCCCTGCTGGGTGGAACTGCTGCACAGCGCCCTTCCTGAAGAGATAAAGGTATGCAGTGTTGTGGGATTTCCCTTGGGTGCATCGAGCACAAAGGTAAAGGTCTATGCTGCCCTGGATCTTATAGATAAGGGCTGTGATGAGATTGATGTGGTAATGAATATCGGCAGGTTTAAGAGCAGGGATTATAAGTATGTCGGAAAAGAGATCAAGGCAGTGGTTAATGCTGCCCAGGGCAGGATAGTAAAGGTCATTATTGAGACCTGTTTACTGGATGATGCTGAGAAAAAAGCCGCTGCCCGGATTATTATGGAAAGTGGGGCGAAATTTGTAAAGACTTCAACCGGTTTTTCAAAACAAGGAGCCACAATAGAAGATGTGCGGCTTTTAAAACAGACAGTCGGTGATAAGCTGCATATCAAAGCCTCGGGTGGTATTCGTGATCTTGAGACTGTAAAAGCGCTGCTCAAAGCAGGTGCAGACCGCATCGGAACCTCGGCAGGCGTAAAGATCATGGAACAGTCCCTTAAAATCCACTGA
- the rpsU gene encoding 30S ribosomal protein S21, translating into MTKITVYEGESFDNAIRRFRKSVERAGILRDVKKHEVYEKPSEKRKRRLIMARKKELKRQREEI; encoded by the coding sequence ATGACGAAGATCACGGTCTACGAGGGCGAATCTTTTGATAACGCTATCAGACGTTTTCGCAAGTCAGTCGAGCGTGCAGGGATTTTAAGAGACGTCAAAAAACACGAAGTTTATGAAAAACCGAGTGAAAAGAGAAAAAGGCGTCTTATAATGGCTCGTAAAAAAGAACTGAAGCGGCAGAGGGAGGAGATATAA